The following DNA comes from Populus trichocarpa isolate Nisqually-1 chromosome 19, P.trichocarpa_v4.1, whole genome shotgun sequence.
ttaaacaattaatgactaaatttgatataaaaatcaaataaaacttcgtgttaaaggatgaaattgaaaaaaataataaaaaaagataaaaagcaaaacaaataggaatcaaaagaataaggatcaaattaaatataataaataaatgaaaggaCACTCTTATACTCttcctttttattaatattttatatttataaaaagataaaattgccCTAAAGTCAtcttgattataacaaaaaaaaccatatttgaaAGTGAAAAATGCCTCTAAAAGgaatttttactcttttttactTGCAATGACAAATAAGTAATTTAACTATACTCATAGAAATAAAAGATCTAATAGGCCCCTGGATccaagttaatgtttttttttttttgcttataaagcTAATTAAATCATTGCGCTATGCTCAATAAAAGTTAAAAGTCAGATTTGCCCCAAACAATTTACTAATAACTAATGTGTCCCgataaaaagacaaaatcaacCCTAAATGGCTGGTTAAGTGGGGGTTTATACCATGGGCAAAGCGGggaaaaacactttttattgTGACAATGTTTCTCCCATGTGGCTTGGTTTCTTTTAATGATTAAGAGTAAATTGTTAGACCTTAGAGGGATAGCCTAGGTGAACCTAAGAGGAGGGTGAATTAGATATGCAAGgtaaaattataacttaaaaactttttatttaataacatgCAATTCTAAACACTCAATTTAATACAAGAACAATGAACAAtataaatacaataattaaagAGTTAGAATTTAGAGAGAATACATAaagttttatagaggttcgataaaCCACTTAGTCATCTCCTCGAACTTTTGTTTAAAAGTTCCACTGTCACACATCGATCTTCTTAGCGGGTGAGATCAAACCTTTTACATGATCTGTTTTGCGAGTACAAGCTCAAACCCAATCCCTGAacccttcttcttcatcttcttcttcttcttcacaggTTAAAGACTAAAAATCTTTCACTAATAATTATTGAAGGACAAGTGATAAACCACTCataattttttgtctttaaGAGACTTTTCCATGTGTTTAAAGTGTCACTAACACTTTTCATAATATACTCTTTTGGTAGAGTTGATTGGAATAACAATTAAGTtatttatgatgattttgataattCATAATTAACCTTGTTTTCTAATTACAAGTGACACACGAGTGTTAGAAGTTGTTTTTGAGAGAGAGTATGCTTAGATATTTGTCTTAGGAGTTCCACCACTATTTTGGCCAATGACTATTTATAGGCTTAGAAATGAAACTAACCATTAGACACAATTTCTTGCCTATTGGAGAATTGGTTAGACCGTTTTTAGAATCGGTCAGACCCTTTTAAAATTGGTTAGGCCATTTTGAAAATCTAAAGTAGTTTCTGGAAAATTTCCAGAAATAAACTAACTATTTTGAGAAATGActagaccattttgaaaaatagtttgacCATTTCTCAAATTGGATGGACTGTTTTGGCTATTATCCAGCCAATGTCCCGTTTTTATGTTTCagtcttttcttggttttctttggtTCTTTTGAGTTTGTTTAGATTGTGTGGATGTTGCAAAGTGTCTTAAACAAGTCGGGTGCTATTGGCAAAACCCTATTACAAAATCTTGATTGGTGAAGTCGATTGTCATTATATTTACAAGTTCTTTGTTCTTGACTTTCgtgatttctttctttccttgctTGTTTGATGGTTTCCTATTTGTTTTAAACCTGTCTAAATCATCGCAAGAATATTTGCAACATATAATATACATATTCATATTTACATGGcattaattgtgttttacttaacaattaaaacaagatTAATGCATGTGCCACACAACCATCTTTCATATAGCATATTGGCATAGACACATTAAATCATTTAAGCACTATAGCATGTCATTTAAAAGCTTCAtggaatatataattatttatcaatttatcaatATGGCATACTTATATGCAtggataaaatttaagaaagaaaaaattaaaaataaatatcataaaggATTGTACAAAAAaagtgtttgttaatattagaaaaatatgttataatcttattaaaaataaagtagaaATTGCACAACACTctattaaataatatctcagacacatcttaattaatttcttaaaatgaatttcaattaagaaatttcAAGACTTGGCttgacttcaaaaaaaaaagatagaaatattGAAAAGGAGGTCGCTtaacctattttaaaaaaattattaagaagataatgttttgaattgaaataGACTAGTTTAGATAACAAATGAAACACATGATTAGAATCATCAACTTTcttggatttaataatattttttagaagccacctttcatttaattatactatagacattttcaataaaatgatcaaataaaattaaggataagaaaatgattttatttattttcaatttaaattaaaaggaggagaaaaaaaagactagGTGATTGGGTTTAAGTGGGAAGCCTGAAATCTGACCATCAAAGAGGTGGTAAAAAATcagggttgattttttttttttggtctaaaCAATAGATTTTGAACATATTTTTACTTATAAACACTCTTATAGACTCAAAAAactaatatatcaatttaaagcaCGCTTAAACTaatccaaaaatagaaaatcaagccaggtaaaaaaaattctttgtcaagtccaatctttattttttagtgagataaagggaaaaaaaaaacttgaatggaACTCTCtttttcaaatgaaatcatTTAACATTAAGAACAACTAGTTTAGTAGTAAAAAATTGGTCATTCATCAACTTTCTTTCACATTCGTTATTTTTAAGCAAGTTTCTCTCATTTTTGAAATACAgatactgaaaaataaataaaataaaattttaaaataaaatgttcaattgaaaaagaagactaaattgttttttgaaaaaaattgaaggaaaaaagaaaaagagaaaaggtgCATTATGAATAGTggggtaaaaagaaaaaaccatttatTTAAGCTATAACATCAAATTAGGTCtaaacattttcatttttcttatttagcacaaccaaactatttttcataaaattaaatattaaccaaatattaaaatgttttttacactTTAAGAACCCTAtagaaaactaattaaaataaaatatgagctTAACATTACATATAACGCAAggaataaaaaagtaataatttgatgattaaaataaaaaatctcaaaaggtTAAAAAGAAGTCCAACTTCGTTTTAGAATAGAGTGCATTACAAGGGagtaaataatgtttttgcaataagttttggtttttgtttttttaataattgtaatgTAATTTGTGGATTTTTTTGGCAGCTGATTTTCTTGTTGCTAtaattctttttcctcatttttttatttagggtagtaatgttatattttatttaaatacagACTATGGTAAAAGTAGaacattaacaaaagctaaaccGCGTTGGGGTTTCACTGTAGTTACGCACACAGATTATTGTGCATTGTTATGAAGAAATTACCCTTTTACCTTTGAGCGGATTAAATTTAACCTTTTGATCTagggttttttgatctttttctcTGGCTCAGtggtcattaaaaaattatttgagggtgtgtgtcttttcaattttattaacatagtaaaaatactattttaaccctatagtcaataaaatttagaactgTTGACTAAGAACTTTCTTTACTTTTCAcaatcttcaaaacaataatactTCTTTGccctcaagaaaaaaaaattgggctGCTGGACAAGGGTATTTCAGGTTTTTCCACTTTCTATATATagtataataatgtttttaatcttagaaaagataaaaaaaaaactttgcctTTAGGGGTATTTTCACATAAGTATGTTGTGTAATTAAGAGGGTTATGAGgggtgttttggtttttttacgttttgttttttattttttaatcaaaaagctGTTGGTGCATCCACACATACCAACGAGTGTGTGACGTCTATGTCATTCAGGTGACGTGTGTAACGCGGTCTGATGGCTAAATCAAGTTATCCACAGTCTCCCTGAATGCGCAACCGTGTCATCTTCCACATGTTGTGGCGTGTGTATGCTTATAATGGTTGGATTGCCACTGAtgatcgaattttttttttgctttttctttcttttctctcttcgaCAGTTCAAGTGTACAATTGTcctctttgtttgttattttttaatttcagtccttattctttgaatttcttattttatccttattccttttatagaagttttgttttcttttcaattttatcattcaattacaatttatcatatgttttgtttttcatttcaatcttcattcatttaatttcttattttgtttttattccttttatagttTCAGTCCTCCTAAATCTGTCCCTATTTTTGGTTGATATTTTAGAAttcatcctttttattttgattttggtcaTTTTCTCTTTCgtttgagttttatttatttacaatttagtccttcaattctaatttgtgtatactatgtttttcaatttggttcttttacttttgatttcttattttttctcttgacTCTTTTATTAAAgtctttatagtttttaattttacccttcaaatcaaatttatgggttttttcaataataataataatatttattttagtttggtcattttttgtttgatttcttatttatttcattttttcttttgtcaaagtttttttgatttatgattttatcattcaaaacaagtttataattttttttatttaaaataataataataataatttattataatggCTATGGTGGTTATAATACCAATAATTGtggtgatgataataataataatagtaactgcgataataataatagtatattAATAGTTAATAGTAATTGTGATTGTGATAGCAGCAGCAtcagtagtaataataataataatagtgataaaaataataataataataatattagttatAGTGAcgatgataataattataataataatataaacagtaataataatagcGATGATAATAACAAcgataaaaatgataatgataataatcgcgataataataatatgatattatttattaataataatagtaatagtagtagctGTAATGATAGTGacaatattaataatgataataataataatgatgaaaagagtaattattataataataataatgataattcatcattcaatgttaTATTTactgagaattgagttttactgttttttcatgtatgatatttttaatttaatatcacatattattgttttgaaaagtttacatgactttcttttttattttttgtcttattatttttttaattttattgttaattatttattaatttttttaaacctattaaataaaccaattcacatcaaatatcaaattaattattaaattttcttatcaaatcatcatgaattttatttaacaaaatttccTAAATCAGATATGCATATCCTGTCCCTATgagagaattgttttttttttttgagaaacttGTTATTCGGGCCCGAACTTGTCAAAATTCGAACGGGATGAGGAAAAGCCAACTCCTAAGAGACGTGGCTTCTCTTAATTGGGTAGGGTGACTCGACATATGTATCATCATTACGGATCAACGAACAAGTTCTCCTTTTTCTCCTGGAAAATCTAAAGCCACAGACACCACCGCATAGAGTTCGCAagcaatcttttaatttttttgatttattagcGTTACAGGAATAGCTATATTCTTACAAAGGTAaccaatttcattttttccttgcaatgatttaaattttaattctctGATTCTATATCCTTCGATTGTTGAATCagtgctgattttttttctttattttttcaaaattaggaTCTGTAACGGATTTTGATTTTGGTAAATAGTTGTGTTTGTTGGTTTCTGAGTGATTTcgattttctttttagattcgTTAGGGTTTCATTTGTTATGTTctgttgattatttttaagTGGGGAATTgtaattagggtttgttttaatcaataatttatgtGTTGATTATGTAGATTGGGACGAAAAAATGATGCGGCTGCGCACATACGCGAGCCTCAGTTTGGTGGGTGCTCTAGCTGTAACTTATCATGCATTCAACAGTAGAGGCCAGTTTTACCCTGCTATGGTTTATTTATCCACCTCTAAGATCACTTTAGTCCTTCTTCTCAACATGGGTTTAGTCATTATGTGCATTTTATGGCAATTCATTAAGCGGCTATTCCTTGGTTCCCTCCGTGAAGCTGAAGTTGAGAGGTTGAATGAGCAGTCGTGGAGAGAGCTCATGGAAATTCTCTTTGCCATTACTATTTTTAGGCAGGACTTCTCCGTAACCTTTCTTGCCATGGTCACCACCTTGTTATTAATCAAGTCTCTGCATTGGTTGGCTCAAAAGAGGGTTGAATACATTGAGACAACACCATCTGTTAACTGGTTATCTCATGTTCGGATTGTTTCTTTTCTGGGTTTCCTTTTTCTCCTAGACAGCATGTTTTTGTACAGTTCTGTAAAGTATTTGCTTGAAACAAGGCAGGCTTCAGTGTCTCTCTTCTTCTCGTTTGAGTAAGTTAACTATGCTTATGccttttcccttttatttatcTTCTATTTCATCACAATTACATTATGTTCTTACATTCAACTGCCAGAATTGTTGAGCCATCTAGATGTTTCccttatatgtttttgtttatgcTGGCTCTTAATAGCTTGTAATCTCATACCTTAACTGGTCAGCTGCATTAATGATCTCGTATTGAGTTGTGTGGAGTATATTCCAAGGAAAAatagaataagaaaaagaaaccaaaaccagAGCATAAGAACAAATGGTATACtcattgattttcaaattattcaAATGGTATTTAGAGAACACATGGAAGTTAAGTAGAGGCTTGAGAGATACAATCTTAAAATTTAGAGAAACTTGCTCATATAGCAATGCAATTGATCATTACTGTGCTACAAATAGTTATCTTGCagcttaattgtttttaactttGTATCTTCAACTCCAGATTGGTCAATGTGGGACAAGTTTTGGTTAAAACTGGAACCATGACAATGATGGAGTTGTGGTTGGTTTCAATTTTCAAGTTTTGGTTAAATATGACTGTTTGCGACTTACTAGTTTTCAGCATGTGGGGGAAGTGCTTGTAGATTTGATCAAAGCTGCATGGGAGTTTTCAGCTTGAAAGAAATTTTGATCTGATTTTAATTTGCACTCATGCTGCCAAAAGTGTGGTCCTGGAAAAATCAGCGGCAGCCATAAATGCTGTGTTCTAATTGGTGTTTATTATCTTTtgtttggatgttatctagaTGTCCCTTCTCAGGTTACCTGGATTCTTGAAATCAATTCTAGAAAACTTGAATGTTATTGTAAGAAAACCAAGCAATATCGATTTTTGATCTCTCCATGCTTGTGAAATTACTCAATTCTACACTTAGGAACACACTTGTTTGCAGTTCGAAATTCCTGTGTTCATTTTTGCATTCATTAATGTCTACCATTTTGAATCTCAGGTACATGATACTGGCGACAACAACTGTGTCAACATttgtaaaatatgttttctatGTGAGTGACATGCTTATGGAAGGACAATGGGAAAAAAAGCCTATTTACACCTTTTATTTGGAATTTGTTCGGGACTTGCTTCACTTGTCTATGTATCTGTGCTTCTTCCTTGTCATTTTCATGTAAGTAATCAAGTTTGACATTAATTATCATTCTGGCATCTtgtatatatgatttttttttttgtattttacccTGTTCACCCACatggaaattatgtttttatcaacTATGATATTGTTGGATCATTGAGAGAGTATGTAATACATGCAAAGTTATATACATTTACTTCTGCAATAGAGTATTTGATCACGTATAGATCTAACACTTGTGAATGATGCCATGTGATGTTGACTTGCTTCCACAATGATGAGTTGTAGATAGACAGTTTTTACTTGGCAACTATTGTAACATCTTCCTACTAATTTTCATTGGAGAGATGTTATCAGGCCCTTGGAGTTTTTGACTGGTAGGATGTATTCCAACTATAGTATCTTTCCTACTATCGATCTGATTTTTAAtggttattttcattaatatctcTTGCAAAatggtttgtttttcaatttttgacatGTGTGTGTACATGCGCTCATACACGCACATTCATTTATATATGGGCGTTTTCTATTTGCATTTACAATTATTTTGGAACGCAACCTTTTAATACCTAGAAAGGAATGTCAATGGCAGGAGTTGCATTTCTATATTTCTAGAAGGGAATGCTAGATAATTTCTCCTCTAGATCTTGTTTGAAAACTGTTATAAAGGGAGGATTTGGAAAACATGGAACTGGTTTAACAAGATAGCGGTTGTGCTATTGGGTCTGATTTTAATTTCTGCAGCACCCCTTTCCTGATCCATTATAACATTGCATGCCCACCCATGGACACATGTTTCTTCTTGGAATGACATCGAGATTACACCTCAGTTTGACCTTGTTATTGTCGCTTCCTTATACTGATTTTCAACCTATTTATCTTGAAGCCCCTTGTGGGATTGAAGTGCATTAGAAATTTTGTTGATGGTAGAGGACATTGAAATTGTACTTTAGAAACACTTGTTTCGATGTGTAGATTGAAAGACAGTTGAAAGTGGGTGTTGTAGAAAGCACTGTGGGTGGTGGCCAAGAATCATGTGTAAATATTTTGAACTGTTGGGATTTTTGTTGAAATTGTTTGCTTATATGGAGTTTTGTTTTAAACTGTATTAATTTGTGTTACAATcaatcaatttgtttatttatttcgtTCCTGTagaatttcttttctcttgcttGTTATAGATGTTTTAATACATTCAAAGTTATACACTGCACTTCAatcctatatttttttgatcTATTTGTTCCTTGAACACTCTCTTGTTCCTTGACTAAATCTGAGTTTGTTTCTGCAGGAACTATGGTGTGCCTTTGCACTTAATACGGGAGCTTTATGAGACACTCAGGAATTTCAAAATTCGTGTTGCTGATTACATTCGTTATAGGAAGATCACTTCCAATATGAATGATCGGTTTCCAGATGCAACAGCTGAAGAGATTGATGCGTGAGTTCTGCACCTTCTCTAGCTCTTATGTTTATGACATGTTATTGAATATGCATGTCATTCTTAACATTCTTAACTTTTTTCCTCATAAATTTTCAGAAGTGATGCAACCTGTATTATTTGTCGTGAAGAGATGACCACAGCCAAGAAGTTATTATGTGGAcatctttttcatgttcatTGTCTGCGTTCATGGTTGGAGCGACAACATACTTGCCCTACATGCAGAGCCCTAGTTGTACCACCTGAAAATAGTGTCAGTGCATCTGGAGCACAACATGGAGCACAACCAGATACTCACCAACAGGGTAATTATGGTGACATATCATCACAAATCCTCTTCTTATTGAAGCTTATTTTACAGAGCAGCTGTTATAATAAATCATGTTATTTGAGCACTGTTTTGGATTGAATGCACACACATAAATGACAAATTGTGTTTGCAGACAGATTTATTATATGTACTGATCTGACAGCTTTGTAGAAGTGAGCAAATAGGTTATATTTGTTTACTTTTGGAATATTCACGTACATGCATGCATCCATGCCTACTTGCACGCCTCTATGTGCATATGGTTTGTACATTATAGACATTGATGATGATATTGCTTTCTTTTCTCTAGGTCATAATCTTGAAATCGTAGTTGTTGAACAAGAAACTTGATGAATTTTGAAGAAACATGTGGGAAATGAATCATTTTAAATCCTTATCTTACTCATTAGGTAGAGGCTGTCTTGTAGTTATACTAGCTTATATTCACCATTTTTTAATGCAAACATGAACAATGATATTGGTATCTTCAGTGTTATTATTAGGTGCCATCTTGCTGCCTCAAAGGTCTCAATGTGAGGCGATTTGATTTGGTGCTGTGCCTCATGCCTGGTGCAAGAGGCACTCGTGTGAGGTCCACCTCGACATTGCCAACAAGCCAGTTACTTAGGATGAACACATTTCCATCCTAACCCTGTCTAGATAACACATCCACTGATTCAAAAGTTGTGGAACCTTCAATTATGGGAATAAATGGGCTCTCGCAATCCTTGTTGCTTTAAAGCCCCTTTGTGCCTTCAATGACTGGTTTTCTATTGGATTCAATGTACAGCTTCATTAATTTAACGGAGAAGGTAATGGAGCAAATGAAAAGTACATTGAAaacccatagaaagaaaattgaaatgaatCTTACCACATGGGATGTGGCAAGAAAAAGGGCTTTTATTCTACACAGGCAAAGCATGATTTACctgaaatgaaagaagaaagatgaCTTGAATCATTGAGGATTTCAACTATTTTTGGAGAACAGATGAATGAAGTGATTTTAGCTCATTTCCCTTTTTCTGTGCATATTGTGTTACTGGCTGTTAGTTGGATGAGGTCTGAAGCCAGTTTTATCCAAAAGCATTATTAATAAGCTATGGAATCGTGCTGAGTGATCAAAATAGGAAACTAAGCTTTTGTATAGTTATTTTCTTGGATGGAAATAGTATCACAtggatataaaaagaatcacAATTTTCCTCATGGGTTGTTTTTTCCgattttgttcttgttattCAGTGTTCTCATTTTTTCAGTTATCTTGTTGGAGCAAGCATTGAAACTTACCCTTTATGGTTTTATATTCTTTCAGTGAAGCTGACTTGATGCTTTGGGTTTCATTAGctaatttttgtgattttgaacAGAAACTGGCACTGCAACATCTGCAACTCGGATTTCAGCTGGTGGAGTGGCTGATGATAGTTTGAGCAGGAATCAGGTCAGACTCCAAGCTGCTGCCGCTGCCGCTTCTGTATATGAGAAGTCATTCACATATCCTTCAGCAAACACTATAATGTGGTATGCTCTTCTTTGCAGtagcattatttttatattaccaAGCAGCATGTGCACCATGTCTGATCTTAATTCCTTTAACACATCTTATGTTTGGTTTCTATGCCTTTGGGTCTCTATTGTCACGCGCACACATGCTTCTCGTATTCTTGTTTGCAATTCATGTCAAATTTGAAATGGACTCTAAACTTGGCAACTCAGAAACATATTCATGTAATGCGTCTGTGTGTTGAAACCAAATAGAGTATTAAGTTTTTGTTCATGAACCAATCTTGGTTTGACTGCTTCGACTGTCTGATTGAAGACGTGACAAATATCTGAGGTCTAATATGCTAGATTACTTTCTTCATTCCCAATTCTACTATTTACTTTACAGACATGATGAAGGCCCAGCCGATATTTATGTCCTCTCCTAATCAATCTGTGTTTCCAACTAGTGGCCCTGGTTGAATTTTGGAAAGAATTAATCCTTCTTTATTTGTAGGTCACCTGGATATGCCTTACTCCCTCAGGTTCAGAGGCCTTTGGCTGACTCCACCAATATGGAGCCAAGTGGAGATCAAGGTGTCGTTGGACAACCACGGCTGCAATTTTCTATCCAAGGTGGACCCCCAAACTTGACCTTGCCTCAACTTCCCCACTGTGTCTTTGTCCCCATTCAGGCACCTGGTGCTTGTGTGTATCAGGGAGAGAGAGCGTGCAGTACACCAAACTCTGAGTTGGAAGCTCAGAAAAATTTTCTTCAACATCAGATTGAGGTATCATTGAGTGCACTTAacagattattattattattattattattatacaatgTTCAACGGGGAGTTAATCTTATTAGTAATATTGGCAAGATTTTGATTCTGCACTCTTTTCGAGCTTAATTGATACATGTTATTCAATGCATAACAATGTTAATTACGCAAATACTGTGGCACAGAAAGTTACACAATTTCATACAGCTTTGTTTATGGGAATTGATTGCCTTATATGCACTATATTAGCAAGAGATTATTAGGTACCCCTgatgtcccccccccccccccccactaaCATAGAAGTGGAAGCCATGGGTAGTTATGATGTGGGTGACGGAAGTTCCTAATCATTTTTCTAGTACATTAACAATGCATTTGTTCTAGTT
Coding sequences within:
- the LOC18108304 gene encoding ERAD-associated E3 ubiquitin-protein ligase HRD1B isoform X2; this translates as MMRLRTYASLSLVGALAVTYHAFNSRGQFYPAMVYLSTSKITLVLLLNMGLVIMCILWQFIKRLFLGSLREAEVERLNEQSWRELMEILFAITIFRQDFSVTFLAMVTTLLLIKSLHWLAQKRVEYIETTPSVNWLSHVRIVSFLGFLFLLDSMFLYSSVKYLLETRQASVSLFFSFEYMILATTTVSTFVKYVFYVSDMLMEGQWEKKPIYTFYLEFVRDLLHLSMYLCFFLVIFMNYGVPLHLIRELYETLRNFKIRVADYIRYRKITSNMNDRFPDATAEEIDASDATCIICREEMTTAKKLLCGHLFHVHCLRSWLERQHTCPTCRALVVPPENSVSASGAQHGAQPDTHQQETGTATSATRISAGGVADDSLSRNQVRLQAAAAAASVYEKSFTYPSANTIMWSPGYALLPQVQRPLADSTNMEPSGDQGVVGQPRLQFSIQGGPPNLTLPQLPHCVFVPIQAPGACVYQGERACSTPNSELEAQKNFLQHQIEVLQSQLQLLQKPETEESMLLAPTTSSDNKGKTVASSPSVSESGYHAEIGQTDDADTANNVDLKL
- the LOC18108304 gene encoding ERAD-associated E3 ubiquitin-protein ligase HRD1B isoform X1, with amino-acid sequence MMRLRTYASLSLVGALAVTYHAFNSRGQFYPAMVYLSTSKITLVLLLNMGLVIMCILWQFIKRLFLGSLREAEVERLNEQSWRELMEILFAITIFRQDFSVTFLAMVTTLLLIKSLHWLAQKRVEYIETTPSVNWLSHVRIVSFLGFLFLLDSMFLYSSVKYLLETRQASVSLFFSFEYMILATTTVSTFVKYVFYVSDMLMEGQWEKKPIYTFYLEFVRDLLHLSMYLCFFLVIFMNYGVPLHLIRELYETLRNFKIRVADYIRYRKITSNMNDRFPDATAEEIDASDATCIICREEMTTAKKLLCGHLFHVHCLRSWLERQHTCPTCRALVVPPENSVSASGAQHGAQPDTHQQGNYETGTATSATRISAGGVADDSLSRNQVRLQAAAAAASVYEKSFTYPSANTIMWSPGYALLPQVQRPLADSTNMEPSGDQGVVGQPRLQFSIQGGPPNLTLPQLPHCVFVPIQAPGACVYQGERACSTPNSELEAQKNFLQHQIEVLQSQLQLLQKPETEESMLLAPTTSSDNKGKTVASSPSVSESGYHAEIGQTDDADTANNVDLKL